A stretch of the Psychroserpens sp. Hel_I_66 genome encodes the following:
- a CDS encoding type I restriction-modification system subunit M: MPKNLTKADINFEQELWKAANELRGAVAENQYKDYILPLIFLKHVSERYELRRDMLKNLLNDPESEYYTQDIEEQNYVLEDPDEYLSKNSYIIPKEATWQFLQNNAEQDNIKVLVDDAFDILDQTLATYRPDLKGILPRIFVKSQLTAKQVAGLINLLANPKLSEKENPDSDILGRVYEYYIGKFAIAEGSGAGQFFTPGSIVRLLVEIIEPYEGKIFDNACGSGGMFVQSLKFLQAHGVDKKNISIYGQERYDGTLRLCKMNLALRDLSFDVRLGDSLLQDKFPDLKADFIIVNPPFNVSQWHPEDLPENDPRLFGPKEEFTTDGSANYMWMQTFWSHLSDKGTAAVVMANGAMTSNNKGEKNVRQHMVDNTMVDCIVRLPDKLFLTTGIPACIFILSKNRDGKDGIHRQRTNEVLFIDTSKMGTMESRKLRIFSDEDIQKVTDTYHAWRNINKNGHFEDEEPKTLEEAKNRINNILNTSGAYKDELGFCYSATIGDIAKQDYKLTPGIYVGTEAIEDDGIPFEDKMETLKAQLQEQFAKGNELQQQILENFEKL, translated from the coding sequence ATGCCGAAAAACCTAACCAAAGCCGACATCAATTTCGAGCAAGAACTCTGGAAAGCAGCTAACGAACTTCGTGGCGCAGTAGCAGAAAACCAGTATAAAGATTACATCTTACCACTTATATTCTTAAAGCATGTATCTGAACGTTACGAGTTACGACGCGATATGTTAAAAAACTTATTGAACGATCCAGAGTCTGAGTACTACACCCAGGACATCGAAGAACAAAACTATGTTTTGGAAGACCCAGACGAATACCTTTCTAAAAACAGCTACATCATCCCAAAAGAAGCCACTTGGCAATTCTTACAGAATAATGCAGAACAGGATAATATCAAGGTCTTAGTTGATGATGCTTTTGATATTCTGGATCAAACCCTTGCAACATATAGACCAGATTTAAAAGGCATCCTGCCACGCATCTTTGTAAAAAGCCAGTTAACAGCCAAACAAGTGGCAGGCTTAATCAACCTCTTAGCCAATCCTAAGCTATCCGAAAAAGAAAATCCAGATAGTGATATCCTAGGGCGTGTGTACGAATATTACATTGGCAAGTTCGCCATTGCCGAAGGCTCTGGCGCAGGACAATTCTTTACACCTGGTAGTATTGTGCGTTTATTGGTTGAAATAATTGAGCCTTACGAAGGTAAAATCTTTGATAACGCCTGCGGTTCTGGTGGTATGTTTGTGCAATCGCTTAAGTTTTTACAAGCGCATGGAGTCGACAAAAAGAATATTTCCATTTACGGACAAGAACGTTACGACGGTACGCTAAGACTTTGTAAAATGAACCTCGCCTTAAGAGACCTGTCTTTTGATGTGCGTTTGGGAGATTCACTCTTACAAGATAAGTTCCCAGACCTAAAGGCAGACTTCATCATTGTTAATCCACCCTTTAACGTCAGCCAATGGCACCCAGAGGATTTACCAGAAAATGACCCACGCTTATTTGGACCAAAAGAAGAGTTTACTACAGATGGCAGTGCCAACTATATGTGGATGCAAACCTTTTGGAGCCACCTTAGCGACAAAGGGACAGCAGCTGTAGTGATGGCAAACGGCGCCATGACCTCAAATAACAAAGGTGAAAAAAATGTACGCCAGCATATGGTAGACAACACTATGGTAGATTGTATTGTGCGCCTACCAGACAAACTCTTTTTAACTACGGGCATACCAGCCTGTATATTTATACTCAGTAAAAACCGAGATGGTAAAGATGGCATCCATCGCCAACGTACTAATGAAGTCTTGTTTATAGACACCTCTAAAATGGGGACTATGGAAAGTAGAAAGCTTCGCATCTTTTCCGATGAGGACATCCAAAAAGTCACCGACACCTACCACGCTTGGCGCAACATTAATAAGAACGGTCATTTCGAGGACGAAGAACCAAAAACGCTCGAGGAAGCTAAAAACAGAATTAATAATATTCTCAATACTTCCGGAGCTTACAAAGATGAACTTGGATTTTGTTACTCCGCTACAATTGGTGATATAGCCAAACAAGACTACAAACTCACACCAGGCATCTACGTAGGCACCGAAGCCATAGAAGACGACGGCATCCCCTTTGAAGATAAAATGGAAACTTTAAAAGCACAATTGCAAGAGCAGTTTGCCAAAGGCAATGAATTACAGCAACAGATTTTAGAGAATTTTGAAAAATTATAA
- a CDS encoding DCC1-like thiol-disulfide oxidoreductase family protein: MKKLIVYYDDWCPNCTKFMKFIKKLDWLCLINFKKLRAFDKSNSLDVKQAENKMASTVNNISWNYGYSSIYKIFIRTPLLWIFFPFLIFLKITRLGDFLYNELALKRNIIPMHCDEHCSIK; the protein is encoded by the coding sequence ATGAAGAAACTCATAGTTTATTATGATGACTGGTGTCCTAACTGTACAAAATTTATGAAATTCATAAAAAAACTTGATTGGTTGTGTTTAATAAATTTTAAGAAATTAAGGGCATTTGATAAAAGTAATTCTTTAGACGTTAAGCAAGCAGAAAATAAAATGGCATCTACTGTAAATAATATTTCATGGAATTACGGTTATTCTTCAATCTATAAAATATTTATAAGAACACCTTTACTCTGGATTTTCTTCCCTTTTTTGATTTTTTTAAAAATAACAAGATTGGGTGATTTTTTATATAACGAGCTAGCTTTAAAAAGAAATATTATTCCAATGCACTGTGATGAGCATTGCAGCATAAAGTAA